In Hydractinia symbiolongicarpus strain clone_291-10 chromosome 13, HSymV2.1, whole genome shotgun sequence, a single genomic region encodes these proteins:
- the LOC130624150 gene encoding uncharacterized protein LOC130624150 yields MVKAHFILNIVHLMLCVGTLGGGIAFIYAPEYGRNNVILLKRVYVPIWAPILLAVNPILGLIGECTGFRPFFHVKLGFDIWYTFWWMIGAIFYAHLGLSYPKCFGNTQGRQNYGFSCSLIPCCYKWNADIYSSIREDSFRLEYKIVVYLIVLYFTQTVCLIASIISYYKEIGCCQCRREVTQREIIVMRIP; encoded by the coding sequence ATGGTTAAAGCACACTTTATTCTTAACATCGTCCATTTGATGTTATGTGTAGGAACACTAGGAGGCGGTATAGCATTCATATACGCTCCTGAATATGGACGCAATAATGTGATATTATTAAAACGCGTATACGTGCCTATTTGGGCTCCAATTTTACTAGCAGTGAACCCAATCTTAGGATTGATTGGAGAATGTACAGGATTTCGTCCGTTCTTTCACGTTAAGCTTGGCTTCGATATTTGGTACACATTCTGGTGGATGATTGGTGCAATATTTTACGCGCACCTTGGACTAAGTTATCCCAAATGTTTTGGTAATACGCAAGGCAGGCAGAACTATGGTTTTAGTTGCTCGTTAATCCCGTGTTGCTACAAATGGAACGCTGATATATATTCTTCGATACGCGAGGATAGTTTTCGCTTGGAGTATAAGATAGTTGTTTATCTCATTGTGCTGTATTTCACCCAAACAGTTTGTTTAATAGCATCCATTATATCCTATTATAAGGAGATTGGATGTTGTCAGTGCCGTAGAGAAGTTACCCAAAGAGAGATTATAGTAATGAGAATTCCTTAA
- the LOC130623792 gene encoding histone H4 transcription factor-like codes for MSQKKKKKSTKVCNIRCEWENCRSSMTILTTEYEVFSDHLKVHADDFVSRLKNETENTDTSEEKPIYCCCMWKECSWEGCEDLTDLVRHIMAHGYHTLLKTLGDIVITKLNLSPCTIDVDDQYHMLSCMTGPFVCRWNECNTEYLCPNKYYRHVEKHVAEAPSTYDEKHILKRQCCWENCTTLFRDKHKLKEHIRVHTHEKLLACPGCGGLFSNRTKLLDHLSRQNVEAYENFQCSHCLRRCASERLLRDHMRHHVNYLKCPHCDMTCPNPGSLKYHIHYRHSDDRPFSCAMCEHSFKSNSDLIRHEESHLEKCYVCHVEGCSYSTKTSHCMKRHMKVTHSENSNSRYVCHICNQTYSRGFGLTKHLKKKHNFSWPSGHPRFRYIEYEDGLFRLQMVRFESAELTERLSEKNNESNQIESFEDTTVEVQEESEELDKEEECHYKGEEENPEDEYNETQDINGEEIDYMSTTADMECETIHLTDSTEVVVSSTGEIYLQPKPPDYDASVMTQLIAMSSKTNLNHSSLTGSALVSDLYKRLKQSSKATQFNSRELCNIPGVQNDVQEEVTIDHVSLVEEDSQRLDALCDHIDIKYEQAGFDSPLKGSAGKRQLPEDLSVDNAINKKIKTENIVGQTDTESCKNVNIKREEVLNETEPSSRCVELEPDIERDQKWDASQVLLSFTHQVSKKD; via the exons atgagtcagaagaagaaaaagaaaagcacAAAAGTATGTAATATTCGTTGCGAATGGGAGAACTGCAGAAGTTCAATGACTATTTTAACCACAGAATATGAAGTGTTTTCAGACCATTTGAAAGTTCATGCAGATGATTTTGTGTCGAGACTTAAAAATGAAACAG AAAACACTGATACTTCTGAAGAGAAACCTATTTATTGTTGCTGTATGTGGAAAGAATGCTCATGGGAAG GTTGTGAAGACCTCACTGATTTGGTACGGCACATAATGGCGCATGGTTACCACACACTATTAAAGACACTTGGAGATATAGTCATCACAAAACTGAATCTGAGTCCATGCACAATCGATGTGGATGATCAATACCATATGTTAAGTTGTATGACAGGACCTTTTGTTTGTCGTTGGAATGAATGTAATACAGAATATCTTTGTCCAAATAAATACTATCGCCATGTTGAGAAACATGTTGCAGAGGCGCCATCTACGTATGATGAGAAGCATATTCTTAAAAGACAGTGTTGTTGGGAAA ATTGCACGACTCTATTTCGAGACAAACACAAGCTAAAAGAACACATTCGTGTCCATACACATGAGAAACTTCTTGCTTGTCCAGGCTGTGGAGGATTATTTTCAAATCGAACAAAATTGCTTGATCACCTTTCACGTCAAAATGTTGAAGCCT ATGAAAACTTCCAATGCTCGCATTGTTTAAGGAGATGTGCATCAGAGAGACTACTTCGCGATCATATGAGACACCATG TGAATTATTTAAAATGTCCTCACTGTGACATGACATGTCCAAATCCAGGCTCATTAAAGTACCATATACACTACAGACATTCAGACGATCGTCCATTCTCTTGTGCAATGTGTGAGCACAG CTTTAAATCAAACTCAGATCTGATTCGGCATGAAGAAAGCCACCTAGAGAAATGTTACGTTTGTCATGTGGAGGGGTGCAGTTACTCAACGAAAACATCTCATTGCATGAAAAGACATATGAAAGTCACTCATTCA GAAAACAGTAATAGCCGCTATGTTTGTCACATCTGCAACCAAACGTATTCAAGAGGTTTTGGTTTGACCAAACacttaaagaaaaaacataattttagtTGGCCATCCGGTCATCCACGATTCAG GTATATAGAATATGAAGATGGTCTTTTTCGTTTACAAATGGTTCGTTTCGAGAGTGCGGAACTCACTGAGAGATTAAGTGAGAAAAATAATGAAAGCAACCAAATAGAGAGCTTTGAAGATACGACGGTGGAGGTTCAGGAGGAGAGTGAAGAGCTAGATAAGGAGGAGGAGTGTCACTATAAAGGTGAAGAAGAAAATCCTGAAGATGAATATAATGAAACACAGGATATAAATG GTGAGGAAATTGATTACATGTCAACAACCGCGGATATGGAATGTGAAACCATCCATTTAACAGATAGCACAGAAGTAGTAGTATCATCTACTGGTGAAATATATTTGCAACCAAAGCCACCAGATTATGATGCTTCTGTCAtg ACACAGCTTATTGCAATGTCGTcaaaaactaatctaaatcacAGCTCGTTGACAGGTTCTGCTCTCGTATCTGATTTATACAAAAGGTTAAAACAATCCTCCAAAGCAACACAGTTCAATTCCAGAGAACTTTGTAATATTCCAGGAGTTCAGAACGACGTTCAAGAGGAAGTTACCATAGACCACGTGTCCCTTGTAGAAGAAGACTCGCAACGTCTTGACGCTCTATGCGATCACATCGATATAAAATACGAACAAGCTGGCTTTGATTCTCCCTTGAAGGGCTCAGCTGGAAAAAGACAACTGCCCGAAGATCTTTCTGTTGATAAcgctataaataaaaaaataaaaactgagaATATTGTTGGACAGACGGATACTGAATCATGTAAAAATGTTAATATAAAACGGGAGGAAGTTTTGAACGAAACTGAACCAAGCTCCCGTTGTGTTGAACTTGAGCCGGATATTGAAAGAGACCAGAAGTGGGATGCATCACAAGTTTTACTCTCTTTTACGCATCAAGTCAGTAAAAAGGACTGA